The Streptomyces sp. NBC_00659 genomic interval GCGAGCGAGGCGGGCCGACACGACGGAGGCGAACATAGTCATGGCAACCGCGGGGAGCAGCGCCACCCCGGTTTCGAGCGCGCTGAAGCCGCGCTGGTGCTGGAAGTACAGGCTGGCGGTGAACACCATGGCGTAGAAGCCGAAGTTGAACAGCAGGCCGATGGCGGTGCCGCCGCCCAGTGCGCGGGAACACAGCAGGTCCAGCGGGACGGCGGGAGATCGCGCGAGCCGTTCGCGAACGACGAAGGCGGCGGCTGCCAGGACGGACAGGCTTGCCGCGGCGAGGACGGCCGGTGCGGTCCAGCCGCGTCGTCCGGCCTCGTTGAGTGCGGTCGTCAGGAAGGCCACGGCGGTCACCACCGCACACTGCGCGGGCCAGTCGATGGCGCGGGAGAGCAGTCGGGGGGAATTCTCCACGTGGCGCAGCGTCAGCACCAGGCAGACGATGCCGACCGGCAGATTGATCAGGAACACCCATCGCCAGCCCACTGTGGAGACGAGTAGTCCGCCCAGCAGCGGACCGGCCGAGGCCGCGATGCCGGCCATGGATCCCCACAGGCCGAAGGCTCTCGAACGAGCCGCCGGAGCGTGATACGCCTGCCGGAGCAGCGCCAGCGACCCGGGCACGATCAACGCCGCGCCCAGTCCCTCCACCAGACGGGCCGTGGTAAGGAATGGAGCATTGGGAGCGAGAGCGCAGGCGGCGGAGGACAGCGTGAACACGGCCACGCCCGTGCAGAAGATCCGGCGGTTTCCCCATCGGTCACCCATTGCGCCGCCCAGCAGCAGAAAGCCGGCGAACACCAGGGTGTATCCGTCGGTGATCCACTGGATGCCCGTCACGGAAGCCGACATCTCCCGGCCGATCACCGGCGCCGCGACGCTGACGACGGTGACGTCGAGGATCACCATGAAGTACCCGGCGCATACAGCGAGCAGCGGGGCCAAGGACTGCTCCTTGTTGTGCCTGCCGGGTCGGCCGGGGGAGACGGAGGCTCCATCATCGACCGGTTCTGCGAACGCCATACGCTCGGCCCCATCCTGTACAGAATTGGATGAAGGCCACAATAATTTGGAGACCATGACATATCCCGTTCCATGCGTGTGGCGCACGGTGTTGATGGGGCGTAGGGAAGCGACGCGGCCCAGGGGCCAGGGCAGTGAATTGATCTTTAATGGCGTGTCCTTGGCATCCCCGGATCGAGGCGCCAGGCATTGGGGTCCCTGGGGAGGGAGCAGCGCCCCCGCTACCCCCCGACTCCCGTGCCGGCGCCACGCGCCCTTGATCGAAGCGTTTGTGCAGGTCAGCCCCGGCACCCGGAATTCCGGGTGCCGGGGCCGACAGAGGCCAGGGATCACGCCGGTTCATGGTCTTTCGGCTGAGGGAAGGCCGGTTGTACCCGTCGTCGGCCCGCGGGGCTGACCGGCCCGCTCACCGTGAGCCGGATCTGTCCCGCCCTGCAGAACGGCACCCCAACTCCCGCCCCGCTTCTGGGGTTTCCCGGACGGCCCTGCTGAGATCGCCCCTGTCCGAGTGGCCCTTCGCCTCGTCGAGGAGCCTTCGATGTCCCAGCGCCCGTCCGTGATCCGCGCCTCCGCCCGCCCCGGCAGCTCCACCCGTCCCGGCGAGGACCTCGCCGCGCGCCCGTAACGGCGCCGAATGCCGGCACGACATACACCGCCTGGACTCCGGGCGGGTGTCGCCATCTCCGGGCCACAACAGCACCGCCCCGTTGCGTCGTTCGCCCCCCGGGTGCAGGGCATCACACTCCGCGCCGCGGCCTACGGGACGGGCCGCCGCTTGCGCTCGGGGGACCGCCCGGCGGTGCGTCGACGACACCGTGGCGCTTATGTGACTATTTACGCTCAATGAGAAATTAATTTGCATTCCTTAAGAGTCCGGTGTTCTGTGCCGATTTGGCCCAGCCCGAGAGTGAGGATCAGTGCGTGCCCGGCCGAACGGTCCGGGCGGTGCCGGGGCGTCAACTCCGATACGTACGGAAAGGTCTGAACATGATCAACGGGTTGAAGAGGGCCGCGGCCCTGGGAGCGGTGACAGTGGCCCTGGCCGCGGGCGCGGTCGTCGGAACGGTCGGAACCGCGTCGGCCGCCCCGCGGGACCACCACCGGCCGTCGGCGGCGCCGCACCACTGCGTGAAGGTGGCGGGCCACTGGGCACGGCAGTGGCACCCGGCCTACCGGGACCGGCACCACCACTGGCACCCCGGCCACTGGACCCGCGTCTGGGTCCCCGCCCACAAGGAGTGCCGCCGCTGACCCCGTAGCCGACACCGGCATCCGCCCCTGGAAGCGGATGCGATCCAAACCGGAACCGGCCCCGACGCGTCCTTCGAAGGCACGCCGGGGCCGGTTCCGTCAGGTCGCAGCCGCACTTCGGGCGGGCCACGCATGTGTTGTGTTCCTCTGTCCCTCACGGGCTCGGCTCGCCCGCTACTCCTTGTCCTCGTCCGTGGCCGCGTCCCAGGACGGCAGGGTCGTTCCGGTCACCGTCGTTATCCGAAGCACCTCACATCCCATGAGCCGGACAGCGGCGACGAGACGCCGGCGAACCTGTTTGCTGTCCTCGGGTGGGAAGTCGATTCGGATCTGGTGAGGCCGGGACGCGTCGTAGGTCAGCAGCCAGTCGGCATCGACCATCGCGAAGTGGTCTTGTCTCGCCTCGTCGTGCTCGGAGTGCCACGAGCCCCGGTCCGTGGTGGGAGCCAGCGTCTCGCGCAGGATCCGTAGCCGATCGGGGTGGGACAAGGGGCCTTCGGACAGCCGCAGGCACCGGTGGGTCCGGGTACGGAAGGCGTTGAACCACGGCGCCAGGTTCGGCTCCATGCTTCCGGGCAAGCCGGAGCTCACGCGCCCGCCGACCCAGCTCTCGAGAAACTCGGCCGCGCCCATCCGATGGGTCTCGTACCAGCCCTCGCTGCTCCACACCACCACAGGCCACTGCTCCGGAACCCCGTCGGTGAGCCAGCACAGTCGGTCGGCGTCCATGGTGGTGCCCCAGATCAGCAGCCCACCCGGAGCGGGGTGCAGTGGATATGGGTAGCGCTCAGGGTCCCCTTCCGGAGATCCCGTGGGGTGGGGAATCTGCCACTGGATGCCGTTGTGCTTGTTGGTTCCGAACGGAGTCCGGAGGTAGAGGAAATCGCAGAACTCGCCCCAGCCGTAGGCTTCGACAAGTCGCTTGTAGTCTTCCGGCAGCCGGGTCCCGATCACGGTCTCGGCGGTGATCCAGTCCCCGTGGGCGTCCACGGGCGCGGCCGGCGGCGGCACGAGCCGGACCAACCGGTCGCAGTTCGCCGCGTTGGGCTTCGCATCGGCCATGGCGGGAGCATAGGCATCCCCCGGCGATGAGATCGAAGAGATTCCAGGCCGGCGGTGGAGCGTTCGCCCGGATCTGTTCGCGGCAGTCCGTCCGGAGTGGTGAGGGAGAGCGAACGGGCGTGTTCTGACCCTTGCGGCTCATCGGCTGCGCCGCTGCACATCGAACTCTGCCGACGCCTGGTCAGCGCTCCATTGCGCCGACCTCGCGGTCCTTGCGCAATGAAAGGTTGCGCATCCCTAGTGCGAGGGCTAGGGTGATACGCAACCGATGGTTGCTTATTGGAGGTACGTGGTGGAGTTCGGAAAGTTGGAACGCGAGATCCGGATCGATGCCGCACCGGAGATCGTGTTCGATGTCGTGAGTCGTCCCGAGCACATCAAGATGTGGTGGTCCGACGACGCGTCGTTCGATCCCGCGCCGGGCGCGGTCGGCGAACTGGTCTGGGGCGACCGCGCCGCGGTGGAGCGGATCGTCGTCGTCGACGTGGATCCGCCGCGCAAGTTCGCCTTCCGCTGGGTCGCCGAAGATGGGCAACTGCCCGCTGCCGACAACTCCCTCCTGGTCACCATCGAGCTCGAGCCCTCCGGTGACGGCACGATTCTGCGCCTCACCGAGAGCGGCTGGCGAGAGAAGGGGTGGGAAGCCGCCGTGCTCGAGGAAGCCTTCCACGACCACGAGCGCGGTTGGGACATGTTCCTGCCCAAGCTGCAGGGCTACGCCCCTTCCGTGGTGGCGCAATGACCGCCGCCGTCGACGACGAACTCTGGTCGGCGATAGGCGACCCGATCAGGCGCCGCCTGCTCGACCTGTTGCTCGCGGAAGGAGTCGGTACGCCGACCAGCCTGAGCGATCGTCTCCCGATCACGCGCCAAGCGGTCACCAAGCACCTGGGCGTCCTCGATCGCGCCGGCCTCGTACACGCGACACCGATGGGCCGCGAGCGGCGCTACGAAGTCGACGAGGCGCAGCTCGCCCGTGCGGTCCGCCAACTGAATGAGGTCGGCAGGGCGTGGGATGCGCGATTGAACCGCATCAAGCGCATCGCGGAACAGATCCAGCGACAGAAGCACGACCGAGACTGACCGTCCGGCCCCGGAAGAGAGCTCTGGCCCACCCCTTTGATCAAGGTCGGCGCCCCTGGCTGCGTCGCGCGCAATGAACCCATCATCTGTGAATGAACCCATCACCTTTGGAGGACACAATGAGTGGATTGCTGCTTGCTGACAAGAACGCTGTGATCTACGGAGGCGGGGGCGCGATCGGCGGCGCAATCGCACGGGTATTCGCCCGGGAAGGTGCAAGGGTCTTCATCGCCGGGCGGACACAGGAGAAGCTCGACGCCGTGGCGCGCGACATCGCCGCCACCGGCGGGAAGGTCGAGACCGCGCAAGTCGACGTCTTCGACCAACAGGCCGTCGAAAAGCACGCCGAAGACGTCGCGGCGACGGCCGGCAGCATCGACGTCGCACTCAGCGCCGTGAGTGTCATGCACGACCAGGGGACTTCGCTGGCGGATCTCTCGCTCGAGGAGTTCATGCGGCCCATCGACGGCTTCCTGCAGACGCTGTTCATCACAAGCAAGGCTGTGGCGCGCCACATGGGCCGCGAGCGTCCTGGCGTCATCCTGACGTTGTCCGAGCCGGGTTCCAAACTGGCTGTGGGCGGCATCCTGGGACACAGCGTGAGCGCGGCCGGCAAGGAGGCCTTCTCGCGGGTTCTGGCCGCGGAGCTGGCACCCGACAACATCCGGGTGGTCTGCATCCGTCCACACGCTGTCGTCGATGCACCGGCAGCGGGTTCGTACACCAAGGACCTCTTCCAGCAGATGGCGGCAGCGGGCGGGCAGTCGGTCCAGGAGATGCTCGAAGGCGGGGGGATGGTGCAAGGGACGCTTCTGAAGAGGCTTCCTACGCTGTCGGAAATCGCAGAGACAGCCGCGTTCCTGGCGTCGGATCGAGCGGGAGCCATGACCGGCACCGTCGCCAATCTCTCCGCCGGCGCGCTGGTCGACTGAGCCCGTCATGTCCGATCAAGCCGACAAGGCCAGGCTGCTCAGGTCCCTGCACATCCCGGGCGCTCCGCTGGTGCTGCCGAACGCCTGGGACGTGGGCAGCGCCCGCGCCGTCGTCAAGGCGGGGTTCCCGGTGGTCGCGACCGCCAGCAACGCGATCGCCGCCGCTCTGGGCTACGACGACGGTGAGGGTGCTCCGAGGGAGGAGATGATGTTCGTCGCCCGACGCATCGCAGCCTCCGTCGACGTGCCGGTCACCGTCGACGCCGAGGCCGGCTACGGGATGGCGCCGGAGGAACTGGTCGAGCTGCTGCAGGGGATCGGAGTCGCCGGCTGCAACATCGAGGACAGTGATCATGCCGACGGAGGCCTGATCGACGTCGATGTCCGTGCCGCCTACATCGCCCGGATGCGCGCGGCCGCCGACCGTATCGGAGTGCCGCTCGTCATCAACGCCCGGATCGACTCCTTCTTCCCCACCTCACCTCTGGCCGAGAACCGAAAGCGTGCCGATGCGATCAGCAGGGCCGAGGCGTACTGGTCGGCCGGCGCTGATTGTGTGTTCCCTCCCGGAGCCGGTCCGGACGACCTCCGGGCCATCGTCGCGGAGGTCGGCGCACCGGTGAACGCCGGCTTTCCGCTCGAGCGCGGGTCGCTGGAGGAACTCAGTGCCATCGGCGTGGCCCGGGTCTCCGTCGGGCCCCAGCTGTACCGCAGCGCACTCGATCACCTGCACACCGATCTCCAGCCCCTCCTCGAGACACGAAAGTAGGACCACTCGACCGTCGCAGGCCGGTGCAGGTCACCACCCCTGCGGATGCCGTCGTACCGCGCCACGGTCGCCCGCTCATGGGCCAACTCGTGGTCGCCGTCCACCAGTTCCAGCCTGGCATCCAGTGCGCGGATGCGATCAGGCTTGGCCGCAGTCGCAAAGTGGGATGCGACGACGGCGACGTCGAGCCCCCGGCCTGACCGGACCAGGCCAGGGCTTGGCCAAGGTTGCCCGCGCTGGCGCACACCACGGCTCGCGAGCTCTTCTCGGCGAGTCGGCTCGCGACGACCTCGGTTCCACGGGCCTTGAAGCTGCGGACCGGGTTCGCCGCCGCGTGAAGCTCCGGGTGCTCGACGAGGTGCTCGACGCCCTTCTCAGACATGCAGGACGGGTCGATAGATGAGCTCTTGGATGTGGCCGTCGAGCGTCCGGTGCTCGATCAGCTCGAGGTCGAAGTCGGCCGCACCCTGGAAGATGGGGTCCAGCCCTGTCTGACCGGTGATCACCGGGAAGAGCGTCACCTGGACGCGGTCCACCAGACCGGCGGCCATCAGCGCCCTGTTCATCGACAGGCTGCCGTGCGAGCGCAGGGGAACGTCGGAGTCCTTCTTGAGACGGGCGACGACGTCGACGGCGTCGCCGCTCACGACGTTCGCATCCGGCCAGTCGAGAGGTCCTTCCAGGGTGGACGACACCACCGTGGCCGGCAGGCTCCTCATCCGCGTGACCCACGGGTCGCGCACTTCGGACTCGTCGGTGCTCGCCGCGATCATCTGGGCGAACGCCCTGTACGTGTTGGCTCCGAAGACCATCCGCTGCTCCTCGTCGTACAGGGCGAGGCGGCGGTCGAGGAGCTCGGGGCCCTGCTTGCCCCAGTAGCCGGTCCAGTTGCCGCCGGCGGCGCCGAAGCCGTCGAGGCTGGAAAAGACGTCGAAGGTGTAGGTCGTGGTCATGACGTGATCCTCGAGTTCGTTCGTCCGGGTGTGTCGATAGAGACTGGAAGCCACGGCAGAACTCATCGCCGACGGACTCCTGGAGTCCGGCGCGGCCCCGGATGCGGTCCCAGGCGACGGTGCTCCTCAGGGATGGCCGCACAGGAGAAGCGGGACATCCCCGGTAAGCATTTCCCAGGCGGTCCGCCTCCGCATCGTGGAGGCTGCACGGCGCCGTGCCCGCCCGAAGCGGGCCGATGAACGGGTTTCGACGGCGGCCCTACTTGCGTGGCTCTTTGTACGAGGGTCAAGCTCCGTGAGCCGCCGTGGCACCGTGACAGGAGGCAGGGCCTGTGTGTGTGGGGGGCAGTCATGGCGCAACGGATGAATCTGCTCGGAGAACCAGGGGTGGGGCTGCCCGGGGGACCGGGCACACCTGTTCCGAGCCGTGCGGACATACAGATGGCCCGTGGCCGGGTGTGGGGTGTGCTGATCGCGCTGGTCCTCCTCATGATCAGTGTGCTGGTGAACAGGAATCCGTCACGCGACGTGTTCACCGGAGCTCTTGGACCCTTTCCGGCCGCGTTCGCCCCGGGTGCCCCGGTCGCGCCTGACCACGTCGTACGCCGGACCACGGATGAGTGGGCCTTGGCGCACGGGCTGTCCCTGCGGTGGACGGGTTTCGGCATGACAGCGGTGAACCTGCGGACCGGCAAGGAGTACTGGCGCTATGAGCGCCGGGAGCCGAAGGACGCCGTGATGGAGTTCAAGGTGTCGGAACGCACCGCGGTGGTCGGCCACCATGACGGGAGGCTCGTCGGCATCGATCTGCGTACGGGCAAGCTGTTGTGACGTGCGGAGATCCGGGAGGACGGCTACCGGGCCGTGGACCTCGTCGGCGGCCAGGTCGTCACCGGGGCGCCGGGCGCCGTGCGTGCCTTCGACGAGCGTGACGGCCGGAGCCTGTGGACGGTGAAGATGCCCGAGTCGTGTCCCCAGGTGCTCCTCTACTCCGTGCACGCCCTGCCGGACCATTCCGTGCACGCCCTGCCGGACCATCTGAGCGCCGTCCACGTGATGTGCAACGTGACGAGTGTCGACCACGACAAGTACCGCCGCCTGCTCCGGGACCGCGGCATCCGCCCGGTCATCGCCCAACGAGGCGTGGAACACGGCTCCGGCCTGGGCATTTTCCGCTGGATGGTAGAGCGCACGATCGCCTGGCTGCACGGCTTCCGACGACTGCGGATCCGCTGGGAGCGACGCGACGACATCCACGAGGCCTTCCTCGGCCTCGCCACCTGCCTGATCACCCACCGGCACGCCCAACGCCTTTGTTAGGACCTCCAAAGCGAGGCGTTGCCCGCCAGGCAGCCACGAGGTGTCACGGTCCGGCACTCGAACATCACGGGAACCAACCGCTTCCTCGGAACGCCCTTAGCAACGGATTAGGGCCTCTTGGTAGCTCGAAGGGCGTCTACGCCAACAAGCTGTTCAGGAGGCCCTGTCGTCAAAGAGTTGTCCCGTAAATGATCTTCAGGTTGGTGAGGCTGTGGTTCGTCCGGCGGCGGGCCGTCCGCCCATCCGGCGAGGCTGCGGGTGTGCAGGTGGGCGACGTCGAGCACGTCGGCTGGAAGTAGGCTGCCCCAGGCTCGGCCTAGTCACTGGGGCAGGCTCTGCCTGGGGGTGATTGACCTGATAGTTCGTCATGGGTCCGCGGCTGCAAGGGCGGCGCGTCGAGTAGGCAGAACTTTGGGGCTGGTAGCTGCTGCGGCACTCGCGCTGACGGTGGTGCTGTTGTCGCCTTTCGTGCTGGAGGAGATCTCGGGCTCCAAGGGCGTGGACTGGAACAGGCTGAGTCAGGTCGGCGCGGCGTACGGATTCACGTCGGCGATCGTCTCGGCGCTGGCGTTGGCCGGCGTCGCCGTTTCCCTGGGCGTGCAGAACCGGCAGGCCAGGGCGGACCAGGTCCAGGGGATCCGCAGCTATTACCTTGAACTGGTTCGCCTGGAACTTGACGACATGGCGCTCTTCCAGCCTGTTTGGGGCGACACGGACATCGACGATCCTGATCAGCAGAAGCGGCATGTCTATGCCGACCTCATGATGAACTACGCGTGGATGGGCTTCGAGATCGGGACTATTCGCGAGAGTCTGCTGCGGGACATGCTCTCCGGGATGTTCACCGGAGAGGCAGGGCGGCACTACTGGAGCCGGGCTCACCCCTCGTGGATCGCCAGCTCCTCTGGAAGCCGTGTCGGTCGTCGTTTCCTGGCCATCGTGGGCGAGGAGCACGCTCGGGCGGCCGCTTCCGGACCGCCGACTCGCTCGCCCATTGCTCCCAGCCCGCCTGCCGTGCCCGTTGCGGGGGTGTCGCCCGCATGGCGGACATCGGTCGGTGCCCTGATCGGTCTGGGCGCCGGACTGGCGCTCGGAACGCTGCTGCGCAGCCGACGCTAGTGCTGGATTCCTCTTTGACTGGGTATATGTGCTGGTGGCGGGGTAGTTGCGGGTGCTCGGGGGCGGGTGCTGGGCGATGGTTTTATGGGCACGACCGGGGCGTGACGAGGACGAGCGGGCTCTCGTTCGCAGGTTGTCGCGGGCACGGAAGGCTCCTCGGGATGTGGTGATGCGGGCCCGGATGATCGAGCTGAGCTGGTCGGGGCTGCGGGTCCCTGCGATCGCCGTGGAGCTGGACTGCAGCCAGAAAACGGTCCGCTGCTGGCTGCACCGCTTCAACCGCCTGGGCCTGCAGGGACTGGATGATCTGGGCGGGCAGGGCCGCAAGCGACGCATCACCGAACAGGAACGATCCCAGATCATCTCCCTGGTCAAGACCATCCCGCCGGGACGACTGCGGTGGGAGCCCGTCGGGGAACTGTGGGCCTTCGATGAGTCAGGACCGCCCGAGTGGACGCTAGATTCCCTGGCCACAGCAGCACAGGCCGAAGGAATCGAGGTGGGCCGCTCACAGGTCAGACGCATCCTGCTCGCCGAGGGCGTGCGCTGGCGCCGTACCCGGTCCTGGATGCGATCGAAGGACCCGGACTTCGTCCCAGAAGGACAAGGATCATCGGCCTCTACACCCACCCGCCCGACGGTGCGACGGTGATCTGCGCCGACGAGCTGGGGCCGGTGATCCCCCGGACCTTCCCGCCCGCACCCGCCTGGTCACCCAACGGGCATCGGATCAAGGCGGAGCTCGACTACAGCCGCGGACCGGAGAAAACCTGGGTCTACGGCGGTCTACGGCCGGCCGACGGCCAGGCCCTGACCATGACAGCGTCCTCCCGCAACAGCGTCTTCTACCAGCAGTTCCTGCAACAGGTCGAAAATGCCAACCCGGACGGGGAGATCTGGATCGTCACCGACAACCTGTCCAGCCACAACAGCCTGTCCACCCGGACCTGGCTCGAGGACCATCCCCGCATCCACCACGCCTTCATCCCCGTCGGCGCGTGCTGGCTCAACCTCCAAGAAGGCTGGTGGCGCATCTTCCGCAAAGCCGCCCTCGCCGGCCGCTCCTTCGCCAACCCCGACGACATCGCCCAAGCCACAACCCTCGCAACCAACCAGCTCAACTCCCATGCCGGCCCATGGATCTGGGGCAGAACAGCACCGCCAACCCGCTCCCTACGACGCCGATACGTGTACACCGTTTGAGGAATCCAGCACTATGGAAGACGGTGCCGTCCGGCAGGAGTTTCACCGTTCGCGCCGTAGCCCGGCCGGCATACACCGCATTCGTCGCAGCGTAGATCGTCCCGACATGCCCAGGCGTAACCAGCACGCCGGAGGCGGTCCGGCGCGGCACGGGGCCGGCGAACGAGACCACGCCCCGCACAACCGCCCATGGTCGTCGAGCTGGAGGGCGACCGCTACGGCGTGTTGAAGTCGCACGGCGTCGGGGAACTCGCCCGGCGCATCCGGGAGACGGTCGCTGGACAGATCTGCTGAGGGGATCGGGCGGGCCTGCCGGTGGCGTCCCGTCGGGGCGCCGCCAGTCAGCCGCCCGCGTTCCGTTCCGCGATCCGCAGATTGTCGGCGATGTCCACACGCACCGGATGCCCGGCCGGCAGGCCCGTGCTCTGGGCGTGGGCGCGGCGCAGGACCGTGAGGCCGTCGTGGCGGAGGCCTGCGGCGAAGAGGGTCGCGCCGAGGGTGTTGGCGGTGGTGAGGGTGGATTCGTGGGCGGCTCCGAGGCGGCGGGCGCGGCGCTGCCAGGTGTCGTCGAGAACCGCGACGGACGCGGAGACGTCGCCCTGGATGGCCAGGGCCGCGCCGAGGTTGTGAGCGCAGTCGAGGGTCGCGGGGTCGTCGGGGCCCCAGGCGCGGGCCGCACGGTCGGTGGCCTCGCGGGCGATCTGCGCGGACGCAGCCGCCTTGCGCTGCTGGTAGAGGGTGGAGCCGAGCAGGTTGAGCAGGCCGATGGTCTCCCCGTGGTTCGCTCCCAGCTCCGCCTCGCAGTCGGGCAGCAGGCGGCGCAGGAGCACCTCCGCCGCGGCGAAGTCGCCGGTGTCGAACAGGACGCGCGCCATACGGAGTTGCCGGCGCAGGCCGGTGCGGTTCGGGCCCTTGCGACGCCACACGACGCCCCCTTGCCCACGGCGTCGTCGCCGTGTCGTTGTTCCGGTGGTGCGGCCGACCACCGTATAACCGCGGCACGTTGATCGGGGAGGGCGCGGGCGCGGGCCGCGCCGCGGTGGCACGATGGGGCGGGCACGGCAACGGGAGGACACCCATGATCGAATCCCTGGCGGCGGTCGCGACGGCCGCTTCGACGACGCTCGTCGCTGCGATGGCGACGGACGCCTGGGGCGCCGCGCGCTCCGGATTGCTGCGGCTGTTCGGGCGGGATGACGCACCCGAACAGGGCGCGCTGGTCGCGCTGTTGGAGAGCGAGGCCGCGTTGGTGTCCGAGGCGGAGGATCCGGAGGCGGCGCGTCGGCAGTTGGCACCGGCGTGGCAGTTGCGGCTCGAGCAGTTCCTTCACGCGCACCCGGAGGTGGCCGACGATGTGCGTGAGCTGACCCGGCGGCTGCAGGACGAACTGCCCGCCCAGCAGCGCCACTGGGTGCAGCACGTCGAGGCGCGCGACCACGGGCAG includes:
- a CDS encoding MFS transporter; this translates as MAPLLAVCAGYFMVILDVTVVSVAAPVIGREMSASVTGIQWITDGYTLVFAGFLLLGGAMGDRWGNRRIFCTGVAVFTLSSAACALAPNAPFLTTARLVEGLGAALIVPGSLALLRQAYHAPAARSRAFGLWGSMAGIAASAGPLLGGLLVSTVGWRWVFLINLPVGIVCLVLTLRHVENSPRLLSRAIDWPAQCAVVTAVAFLTTALNEAGRRGWTAPAVLAAASLSVLAAAAFVVRERLARSPAVPLDLLCSRALGGGTAIGLLFNFGFYAMVFTASLYFQHQRGFSALETGVALLPAVAMTMFASVVSARLARRTGDRPLVITGMLLASAGLASWTAAGAEPAYPLLILPMMAAGFGTSFALTGTTSTVMGAAPPAYSGTASALFNTARQVGSATGLALGGTLLATATTYGQGIRVSMAIGALAYLTAAGLAWRCVPPKSEHNVPGP
- a CDS encoding SMI1/KNR4 family protein, which produces MADAKPNAANCDRLVRLVPPPAAPVDAHGDWITAETVIGTRLPEDYKRLVEAYGWGEFCDFLYLRTPFGTNKHNGIQWQIPHPTGSPEGDPERYPYPLHPAPGGLLIWGTTMDADRLCWLTDGVPEQWPVVVWSSEGWYETHRMGAAEFLESWVGGRVSSGLPGSMEPNLAPWFNAFRTRTHRCLRLSEGPLSHPDRLRILRETLAPTTDRGSWHSEHDEARQDHFAMVDADWLLTYDASRPHQIRIDFPPEDSKQVRRRLVAAVRLMGCEVLRITTVTGTTLPSWDAATDEDKE
- a CDS encoding SRPBCC domain-containing protein produces the protein MEFGKLEREIRIDAAPEIVFDVVSRPEHIKMWWSDDASFDPAPGAVGELVWGDRAAVERIVVVDVDPPRKFAFRWVAEDGQLPAADNSLLVTIELEPSGDGTILRLTESGWREKGWEAAVLEEAFHDHERGWDMFLPKLQGYAPSVVAQ
- a CDS encoding ArsR/SmtB family transcription factor yields the protein MTAAVDDELWSAIGDPIRRRLLDLLLAEGVGTPTSLSDRLPITRQAVTKHLGVLDRAGLVHATPMGRERRYEVDEAQLARAVRQLNEVGRAWDARLNRIKRIAEQIQRQKHDRD
- a CDS encoding SDR family NAD(P)-dependent oxidoreductase, which produces MSGLLLADKNAVIYGGGGAIGGAIARVFAREGARVFIAGRTQEKLDAVARDIAATGGKVETAQVDVFDQQAVEKHAEDVAATAGSIDVALSAVSVMHDQGTSLADLSLEEFMRPIDGFLQTLFITSKAVARHMGRERPGVILTLSEPGSKLAVGGILGHSVSAAGKEAFSRVLAAELAPDNIRVVCIRPHAVVDAPAAGSYTKDLFQQMAAAGGQSVQEMLEGGGMVQGTLLKRLPTLSEIAETAAFLASDRAGAMTGTVANLSAGALVD
- a CDS encoding isocitrate lyase/PEP mutase family protein, translating into MSDQADKARLLRSLHIPGAPLVLPNAWDVGSARAVVKAGFPVVATASNAIAAALGYDDGEGAPREEMMFVARRIAASVDVPVTVDAEAGYGMAPEELVELLQGIGVAGCNIEDSDHADGGLIDVDVRAAYIARMRAAADRIGVPLVINARIDSFFPTSPLAENRKRADAISRAEAYWSAGADCVFPPGAGPDDLRAIVAEVGAPVNAGFPLERGSLEELSAIGVARVSVGPQLYRSALDHLHTDLQPLLETRK
- a CDS encoding dihydrofolate reductase family protein, which encodes MTTTYTFDVFSSLDGFGAAGGNWTGYWGKQGPELLDRRLALYDEEQRMVFGANTYRAFAQMIAASTDESEVRDPWVTRMRSLPATVVSSTLEGPLDWPDANVVSGDAVDVVARLKKDSDVPLRSHGSLSMNRALMAAGLVDRVQVTLFPVITGQTGLDPIFQGAADFDLELIEHRTLDGHIQELIYRPVLHV
- a CDS encoding DUF6082 family protein: MGLVAAAALALTVVLLSPFVLEEISGSKGVDWNRLSQVGAAYGFTSAIVSALALAGVAVSLGVQNRQARADQVQGIRSYYLELVRLELDDMALFQPVWGDTDIDDPDQQKRHVYADLMMNYAWMGFEIGTIRESLLRDMLSGMFTGEAGRHYWSRAHPSWIASSSGSRVGRRFLAIVGEEHARAAASGPPTRSPIAPSPPAVPVAGVSPAWRTSVGALIGLGAGLALGTLLRSRR
- a CDS encoding helix-turn-helix domain-containing protein, translating into MRARMIELSWSGLRVPAIAVELDCSQKTVRCWLHRFNRLGLQGLDDLGGQGRKRRITEQERSQIISLVKTIPPGRLRWEPVGELWAFDESGPPEWTLDSLATAAQAEGIEVGRSQVRRILLAEGVRWRRTRSWMRSKDPDFVPEGQGSSASTPTRPTVRR
- a CDS encoding transposase, whose protein sequence is MICADELGPVIPRTFPPAPAWSPNGHRIKAELDYSRGPEKTWVYGGLRPADGQALTMTASSRNSVFYQQFLQQVENANPDGEIWIVTDNLSSHNSLSTRTWLEDHPRIHHAFIPVGACWLNLQEGWWRIFRKAALAGRSFANPDDIAQATTLATNQLNSHAGPWIWGRTAPPTRSLRRRYVYTV
- a CDS encoding tetratricopeptide repeat protein; translation: MWRRKGPNRTGLRRQLRMARVLFDTGDFAAAEVLLRRLLPDCEAELGANHGETIGLLNLLGSTLYQQRKAAASAQIAREATDRAARAWGPDDPATLDCAHNLGAALAIQGDVSASVAVLDDTWQRRARRLGAAHESTLTTANTLGATLFAAGLRHDGLTVLRRAHAQSTGLPAGHPVRVDIADNLRIAERNAGG